The window AATTATGGGGAAAAGTTCAGGTAGCGCTAAAACGCCAAGTATAGCAGCGGATAACTTAGAATCAAAACAGCAGCTATCCATTATAGATATTCTTGGCGAAGGGCAAATAGAAGGTCCTGTGGGTGGATTAAAAGGTGTATATCTAAACAAAACACCAATAGAAGCGGCTGATGGTTCATATAACTTTAATGGCGTAGAGGTTGAATGGGTAGCAGGAACACAAGCGCAGGAGCCTTTAAGTGGCTTCTCTGAAACACAAAATGAAGTCCCCGTTAGCTTAGAGGTCAAATACAGTACACCTATAGTTAGAACTATAACTGACCCCAATATCGATAGAATTCGAATTACTGCAGGCGTCTCAGCATTATATGCTCAAACGAATAGCGGTGACGTTGTCAGAACATCAGTCAAAATGGCGGTTCAAATCGGCTCAGGAAATAACTGGACAACAAAAAAGACGATTGAGTTAAATGACAAGAAAACACGTTCGCAGTATTTAACGTCAGTTATTTTAGATGATTTACCCGCAGTACCATTCAACATTCGCGTTACTCGAATTACACCGGATAGCACCTCAGACTTACTCGTCAATGGTACCTTATGGTCATCCTATACTGAAATTTATGACGTTAAACTGGCGTATCCCAATACCGCTTTAGTTGGACTCCGATTTGACTCATCACAGTTTAATGGTGTGCCATCAAGAACGTATTTAGTTAAAGGGATTATGTGTCAGGTGCCGGATAATTACGACTCCATTTCACGTTCATACAGTGGGATTTGGCTGGGTGAATTCAAAACTGAGTGGACTGATAACCCTGCTTGGATTTTTTATGATTTAATGACCAACGATCGGTATGGTATGGCGAGTCGGTTCGGCGGATTTCCAATTGATAAATTCACCCTATATTCAATAGCGCAATATTGTGACGAAATGGTCGATGACGGTTTTGGCGGCAAAGAGCCTCGGTTTACTTGTAACTGTAATATCACAGAGCAAGAGCAGGCTTACGACTTGATAGCCAAATTCTGTTCAATTTTTAGAGCTTTACCGGTGTGGGATGGATTACAGCTTACCGCAGTTATTGATCGCCCATCTGATACGGTTGCTGTTTACACCAATGCGAATGTTGTTGACGGTAAATTTAATTATTCATCTGCGGCTATGAAAGATAGGCATACTGCAGCAAGGGTTAAGTATGTAGATCCCGATTATAGCTATGAAACGGTCACTGAATATGTTGCAGATGATGATTTAATTAAACGTTTTGGGCTTAATGTCTCAGATGTTGAGGGATTTGGCTGCACATCACGCGGACAAGCCCACCGAGTTGGTAAATGGCTAATTGCAACTGAAAAATATGAGCGACAGACCGTTAACTTTTCGGTTGGACGTGAAGGGCTCAGGCATTTGCCGGGTGATATTATTGAGGTTCTTGATAATGATTACGCTGGAGTGCAATCAGGTGGGAGGATAAAGTCTGCAGAAGGTAAAATAATTGCACTCGATAGAGACGTTGAAATAGGCACTAATTCCTATATTACTTATCAAGATATGAATGCTAACCTTGTTAAAGTTAAGGTGTCATCACAAAAATCAGCGAATACAGTTGTTGTTGATGAGGATGTTAATGCTGATGAGTGGTCCACGTGGATATTAACAAACAATGAAGTATCATCTCGTCTATTTAAAGCAATTGCGATTACTGAGAATGATGACTTAAGTCTATCAGTTACCGCGCTAGAGCATAACCCTGCTAAAGAAAGCATTGTTGATGAAGGAGCGGCATTCACTCCTGATCCAAATCAATCATTAAACTGGGCTATACCTGCCATAGAGAGTCTTGCGGTATCAGTTACACCTGATAGTGATTTGTATCAAGCTGTTTTAACTTGGTCAACGCCGCGGACAATGAGCAATCTAGAATTTCAAGTGACAATCCTTCGAAATGGGAATTTAGTTTCTCGGCAAACAGTACCTGAAATGTCAGTGACAATGAATAATATTGACGATGGAAATTACACGGCATCAGTACGCGGAATTTCAACTGAAGATGGCCGGCTAGGTGATGAGTCAATTGTTACATTTACGATTGCTGCACCGTCCACTCCAGCGCAACTGGCTTTTGCAGTCACAAGCAACAGTGTGACCATTAAGCCGCTTATGCCATCAAGTGTGG is drawn from Orbaceae bacterium BiB and contains these coding sequences:
- a CDS encoding phage tail protein — translated: MGKSSGSAKTPSIAADNLESKQQLSIIDILGEGQIEGPVGGLKGVYLNKTPIEAADGSYNFNGVEVEWVAGTQAQEPLSGFSETQNEVPVSLEVKYSTPIVRTITDPNIDRIRITAGVSALYAQTNSGDVVRTSVKMAVQIGSGNNWTTKKTIELNDKKTRSQYLTSVILDDLPAVPFNIRVTRITPDSTSDLLVNGTLWSSYTEIYDVKLAYPNTALVGLRFDSSQFNGVPSRTYLVKGIMCQVPDNYDSISRSYSGIWLGEFKTEWTDNPAWIFYDLMTNDRYGMASRFGGFPIDKFTLYSIAQYCDEMVDDGFGGKEPRFTCNCNITEQEQAYDLIAKFCSIFRALPVWDGLQLTAVIDRPSDTVAVYTNANVVDGKFNYSSAAMKDRHTAARVKYVDPDYSYETVTEYVADDDLIKRFGLNVSDVEGFGCTSRGQAHRVGKWLIATEKYERQTVNFSVGREGLRHLPGDIIEVLDNDYAGVQSGGRIKSAEGKIIALDRDVEIGTNSYITYQDMNANLVKVKVSSQKSANTVVVDEDVNADEWSTWILTNNEVSSRLFKAIAITENDDLSLSVTALEHNPAKESIVDEGAAFTPDPNQSLNWAIPAIESLAVSVTPDSDLYQAVLTWSTPRTMSNLEFQVTILRNGNLVSRQTVPEMSVTMNNIDDGNYTASVRGISTEDGRLGDESIVTFTIAAPSTPAQLAFAVTSNSVTIKPLMPSSVGLGTTFEYYKGTTLAEVQAMTNYLGRTSNSLIDADVLASTTYYYGVVAVNAAGRSGLRTGSVTTESDSVGTAGGIFRIKTSDGVFPVNSDDATELFYNVLGMYPSQDTVLIVYSADVDNNITHSEQKMYNGSMWVTPALFLDGDLIATGTISGDRLVAYTEIKAPVITGGTININDRFIVDKDGTTTIKSGDAGGRLVINNETITVYDESGKKKIEIGRLYDQ